One Novosphingobium sp. 9U genomic window, TACGCTGCTGTCGGTGCTCGCCGGGCTGCTGGTGCCGGACAGCGGCTGCGTACGCCTGGGCGGCACGCAGATCGACCGGCTGCCCGCGGCCGAGCGCGCACGCTTGCTCGGCTACCTTCCGCAGGCCCCCGAGGTCGCGTGGGACGTCTCGGTCGAGACCCTGGTTTCGCTCGGCCGGCTGCCTTGGCGCGGGGCTCCGGCGAGCGAGGCGCAAGCGGCGGTCGATGCCGCCATCACCGCCATGGACCTCGACCGTTATCGCGATCGCCCGGTTTCGCGTCTTTCGGGCGGTGAGCGGGCGCGAGCGTTGATGGCGCGTGTACTGGCGACGCGGCCCGATTGGCTGCTGGCCGACGAGCCACTCGCCAACTTGGACCTCGCGCACGCGGCCACGTTGATGCGCCGCTTCCGCGAGCAGGCGGGCGAGGGCAGGGGCGTGGTTCTGGTGCTGCACGATCTGGCGACGGCTATGAACCATGCCGACCGCGTGCTGGTGCTCGATCGTGGCCGTCTTGTCGCCGACGGACCACCGGGCCAGGCGCTCTCCGAAGCCGTGATCCGCGACGTCTGGGGCGTCGAGGCGCGCTGGCTTGGCGAGCCGGGCGCACGGGCGCTCGCGATCGGCTGAGCATTCG contains:
- a CDS encoding ABC transporter ATP-binding protein; its protein translation is MNNSLALDQVTVTGRLEAVTAKLNRGGVKAICGPNGAGKSTLLSVLAGLLVPDSGCVRLGGTQIDRLPAAERARLLGYLPQAPEVAWDVSVETLVSLGRLPWRGAPASEAQAAVDAAITAMDLDRYRDRPVSRLSGGERARALMARVLATRPDWLLADEPLANLDLAHAATLMRRFREQAGEGRGVVLVLHDLATAMNHADRVLVLDRGRLVADGPPGQALSEAVIRDVWGVEARWLGEPGARALAIG